The proteins below come from a single Hyphomicrobium denitrificans ATCC 51888 genomic window:
- the modB gene encoding molybdate ABC transporter permease subunit codes for MLGFSQDEWTAIFLSLRVATVATIFAVPFAVLAAYALARWKFPGKIMLDSFLHLPLVMPPVVTGYLLLLTFGKQGVAGKFLYDYFGLSFSFRWTGAALACGVMGFPLMLRAIRLSFDSIDRRLETAAGTLGASRTWTFFLVTLPLALPGIIVGAILCFAKALGEFGATITFVSNIPGETQTIPSAIYTYTQVPGGEGQALRLTLVSIGIAMAALVASEVLNRRVQKQIAVFE; via the coding sequence GTGCTTGGATTCTCTCAAGACGAATGGACTGCGATATTCCTGAGCCTGCGGGTGGCAACGGTCGCGACGATCTTTGCCGTGCCGTTCGCGGTTCTTGCAGCCTATGCGCTGGCGCGGTGGAAGTTTCCGGGCAAAATCATGCTCGACAGCTTTCTGCATTTGCCGCTCGTGATGCCTCCGGTCGTGACCGGCTACCTGCTGCTTCTGACGTTCGGGAAGCAGGGGGTAGCGGGCAAATTCCTTTACGACTATTTCGGGCTGTCGTTCTCGTTTCGGTGGACGGGGGCGGCGCTCGCGTGCGGCGTGATGGGCTTTCCGCTGATGTTGCGCGCGATCCGGCTTTCCTTCGATTCCATCGACCGGCGGCTGGAGACAGCGGCTGGGACGCTCGGCGCCAGCCGGACATGGACGTTCTTTCTCGTCACGCTGCCGTTGGCGCTGCCCGGGATCATCGTCGGCGCCATTCTTTGCTTCGCGAAGGCGCTGGGCGAATTCGGCGCGACGATCACGTTCGTTTCGAACATTCCGGGTGAGACGCAAACAATACCATCAGCTATCTACACCTATACGCAGGTTCCCGGCGGCGAAGGGCAGGCGCTCAGACTGACGCTCGTTTCGATCGGGATCGCGATGGCGGCGCTCGTGGCATCGGAAGTGTTGAACCGCCGCGTGCAAAAGCAGATTGCCGTATTCGAATGA
- a CDS encoding molybdenum ABC transporter ATP-binding protein, protein MTGAAPSLSLNVRQQRKDFLLDVAFEAGSGITALVGPSGSGKTTILNIIAGTLRPDAGRVVVSGRVLTDVAQRVFVPCHRRRVGFVFQDAQLFPHLTVEQNIKFGRWFRSAQADGPAVDVVTRELGIGGLLNRRPATLSGGEKQRVALARALLSSPQILLMDEPLSGVDDARRNEIMGLIEHVRDEFRVPIVYVTHSRNEVQRLASRVVRLEAGRVASVGSAADLPGDDASKRKSDFAST, encoded by the coding sequence ATGACGGGTGCCGCACCATCGCTCAGCCTCAACGTTCGTCAGCAGCGGAAAGATTTTCTGCTCGACGTGGCGTTCGAGGCCGGCTCAGGCATCACGGCGCTGGTCGGTCCGTCGGGATCGGGCAAGACCACGATCCTCAACATCATTGCGGGGACGTTGCGGCCCGACGCAGGGCGTGTCGTCGTCTCGGGGCGCGTGCTGACGGATGTCGCGCAGCGCGTCTTCGTTCCGTGTCACCGGCGGCGCGTTGGTTTTGTCTTTCAGGATGCGCAACTCTTTCCGCATTTGACGGTCGAGCAGAACATCAAGTTCGGGCGCTGGTTCAGGTCGGCGCAGGCCGATGGTCCGGCCGTTGACGTGGTGACGCGCGAGCTTGGGATCGGCGGGCTCTTGAATCGCCGGCCCGCGACGCTGTCGGGCGGAGAGAAGCAGCGTGTCGCGCTGGCTCGGGCGCTTCTATCGTCGCCGCAGATCCTGCTGATGGACGAACCGCTTTCCGGTGTCGACGATGCGCGCCGCAACGAGATCATGGGACTGATCGAGCACGTGCGCGACGAGTTCAGAGTTCCGATCGTCTATGTGACGCATTCGCGGAACGAAGTGCAGCGGCTTGCATCGAGGGTCGTGAGGCTGGAGGCCGGGCGGGTTGCGTCCGTCGGCAGTGCGGCGGATCTGCCTGGCGATGATGCATCGAAACGCAAGAGCGACTTCGCTTCTACGTAG
- a CDS encoding winged helix-turn-helix domain-containing protein — MTEIKLRIDFDNERYIGHGRIQLLELIGEHGSIAQAAKAMDMSYKRAWYLMDEFNSMFADPLIERQHGGRGGGAAKLTPFGAELVRQYREMEAKALSVFAKPLASMEKHLARQQKTVRKAG; from the coding sequence ATGACTGAAATCAAGCTTCGGATCGACTTCGACAACGAGCGCTACATCGGCCACGGGCGCATCCAGCTTCTTGAGCTGATCGGCGAACACGGCTCGATCGCGCAGGCCGCGAAAGCCATGGACATGTCCTACAAGCGCGCCTGGTACTTGATGGATGAGTTCAATTCGATGTTTGCCGACCCGCTGATCGAGCGCCAGCATGGCGGACGCGGCGGCGGCGCCGCCAAGCTGACCCCGTTCGGCGCGGAGCTCGTCCGCCAATACCGCGAGATGGAGGCGAAAGCGCTCTCCGTCTTCGCGAAGCCGCTGGCATCGATGGAAAAGCACCTCGCGCGGCAGCAGAAAACCGTGCGCAAGGCCGGTTAG